The window AACTGCACAGGCTCAGGAGTATCCAACTCACCCATCGTAGATTCACGGGAGGGCTCAGGTGGCTTCAAATCCTCTCGGAAAAGCTGCCTTTGGAAACTTCATAGATTCAAGGAGCCATAGCGGGTGCACTAGGTTGCCCGAGACCAGACCTCCTCTCACTCATACTTTCCATCAGGCGTCCATCGATTTTTATGGTTAGAGCGATAAGGGAGTCGAGGTCCAGAGGTAATTCCGAGCAGCTAGCGCATCCTTGACATCCTCAGATAATTTGTGCAGAAAATTATCAGAAAGAGACTCCAGATAGCAGGCACTCTCGGAGGCCAACGTGCAAAAATCAAccgcgtagtctgccacactaaaGGAGTTTTGACATAAGTCAAGCAGTTTACTGACCACCTTTCTCCCAGATACTGGAGACTCAAATACCTTTCTCACCTCTGCCATAAATTCCTCCAGATGACCACAAATGGTAGATTGTTGCTCCCAAACTGCCGTAGCCCAGGAGAGCGCCCTTCCCGACATTAGCTTAATGATATACGCTATCTTCGATTGGTCTGAAGGAAACGAAGATGGCTAGAGCTCAAAAATAAGTGAGTACTGAGAAAGAAAACCCTGGCAGGCACCAGGATTCCCCGAATATCGCTCTGGAGGAGGTAAGCAGGGTTCTCAGGGAGCCGGGATAGGCTGTACCAACTCACCACAGAGAGGGAAAAAATTACTGGGTGATTGGGGTTTTTAGAGGTGGCAGGCAGCCTCTGAGATAACAGCAtccagaacaggcaagggtcaaaactgggaggactagaAAGGAGGACTTGAAAAATTGCAAAGGCAGGAGTACAGGAAAACCACTGGTggacttggaacatacaagacaaactggcacagagagacaggaaacacagggataaatacactgacacagagagacaggagccACAGCGATaaatacactgacacagagagacaggaaacacaggaataaatacactgacacagagagaccggaaacacagggataaatacactgacacagagacaggaGCCACAGCGATaaatacactgacacagagagacaggaaacacaggaataaatacactgacacagagagacaggaaacacagcaataaatacactgacacagagagacaggaaacacagggataaatacactgactaAGAGAGACCGGAAACACAGCGATaaatacactgacacagagagacaggaaacacagggataaatacactggagaaaacaagcgacacctggagggggtggaggcaataacgaggacaggtgaaactgttcagggtgtgacagtacatCTCTGATCTTGTCAATATCTGATATTGTTTTACTTACTGCGAATATAATCAGAATAGTCATCATCATAATAGTACATTAAAGTATCATACTTTATATGTTAATGCATTACAAACATACATTTTCATTATGTAGTTCTCAAAATCTGTCCTAGACCAACCAATTTAAAGTCTATAGGTTTACCAAACGGTTAAGGGATTATAAATTAAGAGCGGTCGGATTAAGTAATTGTGAAATGTATTTGAACAAACGAGAAGACTCGTTTCATTCTCAAGAATGAGAATATCAACAGTAATGcgagcattgcattgtgaaaaGCAATTACTCTCTCATGAACATGTGAAACATTCAACTAGATGAAACACTGATTAAGTTTGGTGAAAAAGTGACTGCCCGATTTTGTGTGTTGTACTTAGTCTACTGAAAATGTGCTTAGAGGTTTGAACTGCCTTTTTGATAAATCGGTCCTGAGTTTTGTACTAAGTGTTGTAAAAATGTACCATATACTTGTGACAATTGCATACAAAAAAACGGTACTATTTTAATCTTGCTTTCCTCTTGGTCCATCATAGTTCCTGTTTGCAATCTTGAAACACCCATCAAAATAACTGGAGAGCACTTGGCCGCAAAGGAAGGTTCCTGCATTACAATCAAATGCACTGTTACCAGCTTGATGAAACATGAACAAGATCAATGGTTTTGGATGAAAAATGCAAGGTGGAATGACAACATGAAGGACTTCACTGGCacaattgtaatcagtaacacgAAGGCCCAAACCCCTGCCCCTGAATTTGCAGACAGAGTAAAGTACATTGGTTCTGTGAATTTTGGAAAGGTCACACAAAGCGACTGCAGCCTACTCATCAACAACCTGGAAAAGACTGACAGTGGAATCTACACATTCAGATATATAGGAAAGAATGACAAATGGATGACTGAAGCAGGTCTGAATCTTACAGTTGAAGGCAAGTTCACCTTACAGATACATCTGGATATCAATTTCCAATAATAATCCAAATAATCACCGCTATTCGATTGACAGTGTTGTAATGTACAATatggtgttctgtctctgtctgatgtCTTGCCACTGTAGATGACCCGTGCCAGGTTAGAGTTCAGAAGTTGAACCATTCAACAGTTATAGAGTCTGCGCCTGTGACCTTTCGATGCTTCACGTCAGCGGCATGTGGATCACACCCAGAGTTCACAGGGCTTGGTCAGACCGTAATGCCTGTTCACACCTACGAGGGTAACCGTGTAAGCAGTGCGGTCAGCTTTAATGCTAGCTGGCAGGATGATGGGAGGGTGCTCTCCTGTCAACCACAGGGGACCAAAGACCAGTGTGTGAGCAAGAGCATCAAGCTGACGGTTGAATGTGAGTTCATTACTGACTTTCTAGTTCAAACTGTGTTTATCGAATCGCGGAAGTTCAGCGTTACAGCGTGattgacatttaaaggcaatgttcctgtgttagcagagactgcattcacggtaaacgctgcatatgtcgtcTCAAATCGGGAATTACCTTTAAATTTATATCCCACAATCTGTACCGCTTCAGCGACACAGATAGAGTAAAGCGCTTGATTAGCCTTATCATAACCATTGCATTCTTTTTGTTTCAAACCTTTTTTACTACAAAGAAATTACCCTactaatttgatttgatattttgtGCATCTTGTTTTCAGAGTTGAGCAATTTCTATGATCATTTGACTTTTTTGTCTTCTCTTTAAAAGATGCCCCTAAGGAGACAACGGCAGTTGTAGATTTGTCAACTGTAAAGAAAGGACAGCCTGTCACTCTCACGTGTTCCAGCAGAGGGCACCCAAATGCTACTTACTCCTGGTTTAAAGACAGTCAAAAGACCCAATTCAGTGGAACAGAATTGTTGATCCGATCTACCACATCTACACACAGCGGGAATTACTACTGCGAAGCTGTAAACCAACATGGGAGCCACAACTCAAACGTTGTTACAATCAATGTTAAATGTGAGATATTCCTTATTTGTGTCGTCCAGATATACATTTTGTATCATAGGGAAATGCAATCGAGGAAGAATTCATTTAAATAATGTTTTAGGCCGTCTCTATCTCACATCCATGCTCACATACATTGTGGAATTTACTTTTTAATACATAGACAATGAAGGCAGCCGACACCGTTTTTATTCAATTGGAATACTCTTCTCTTTCAGATGCTCCTGTCGGAGTGCACATTGAAACAAATAAGGATCGATCTACAATCAAAGAAGGAGACCAAATCAAATTAACTTGCGTGGTGCAGAAAAGCAACCCTGAAGCACATTCATGGTCTTGGttcaaagacaacaacaaaataacCAATGCTTTAAAGGAGTATACCATCAGCAGTGTACAGCTAGATGACGGAGGACGTTACTCCTGTGAGGCGAGGAATGATGTTGGCGGGGGAAGGTCATATTCAGGATATCAGATAACGGTTTCCTGTACGtcttttcctgttttagcatgttCAAACACTGTACAGGGAAcaacaattatattttaaaatggTATGCTGAATGTCAAATTCTTACATGCATCCAATATCAATATCAGGAACTACTCAATAATATACACAGTGCTGAATAaattcatatacagtaccagtcacaagtttggacacacctagttattttttttgtttttactgttttctacattgtagaataatagtgaagacatcaaaactatgaaatggcacatatggaatcatgtaataaccacaaaagtgttaaacaaatcaaaatatattttatatttgagattctttaaagtagccaccctttgccttgatgacagctttgctcactcttggcattctcacagcctgtttcatgaggtagtcacctggaatacattttaattaacaggtgtgccttgttacacgctaatttgtggaatttctttcctccttaatgcgtttgagccaatcagttgtgttgtgacaaggtaggggttgtaaagaacatagccctatttggtaaaagaccaagtccacattatggcaagaacagcacaaataagcaaagagaaacgactgtccatcattacttcaggacatgaagatcagtcaatccggaacatttcaagaaatttaaaagtttcttcaagtgcagtcgcaaataccgccaagcactatgatgaaactggctcgcatgaggactgccacaggaaaggatgttacctctgctgcagaggataagttcattagagttaactgcacatcagtttgcagcccaaataaattcttcacagagttcaagtaccagacacatctcagcatcaactgttcagaggagactgcatgagaccgcgtgaatcaggccttcattgttgaattgcagcaaagaaaccactactaaaggacaagaaacacaagcaatggacatttgactggtggaaatgtgtcctttggtctgaagcatggagtaggaagtgtgatggtttgggggtgctttgctggtgacactgtctgtgatttatttagaattcaaggcacgcttaaccagcatggctagcacagcattctgcagcgatacggcatcccatctggtttgcgcttcgtgggactattgtttgtttttcaacaagacaatgacccaacacacctccaggctgtgtaagggctatttgacaaagaaggagagtgatggagtgatgcatcaaatgacctggcctccacaatcacccaacctcaacccaattgagatggtttgggatgagttggaccgcaggaaaagcagccaacaagtgaacAGGATTTTtctattttaactaggcaagtaagttaagaacaagttcttatttacaatgacggcctaccccgggaaTACCTTAACAACgctcggccaattgtgcgccgccatataggactcccaatcacagccggttatgatacagcctggaatcaaaccagagtctgtagtgacgcctctagcactgagatgcagtgccctagactgcagcaccactcgggagcccatacaTGGGAAGTCCTACAagaccaggtgaagctggttgagagaattttgAAGAAtcgaaaatacattttgatttgtttaatactttttttggttactacatgattccatatgtgctaattcatagttttgatgtcttcattattaggaaatagtaaaaaataaagaaaaccctttgaatgagtaggtgtgtccaaacttttgattgatactatatatatatttttatatctgTTATCTTTTGCAGATGTTCCAAGAAACACTCACATCACCCAAAGCGGAGGTTCCCACGACAACCAGGTGAAGGCAGGCTCTCAGCTATGTCTCACCTGTGCGGCTGAGGCCCATCCTGCCCCCAGTGTCTACACCTGGTACCACCATAGTGGAGTATTACCACATAGACTAAGCTCCATCACAGGCCCCAAACAGACCCTACTCTTGGTTAGGGTGGGCGTAACAGACGAGGGGTGTTACATTTGTAGGGCCACCAATGACATCGGCAcgggacagaacagcagcatgTCATGCTTCCGTGTTCTATGTGAGTATTATTCATCACAGCTGTAAAATGCTGTTCTTATTGTATAAATGCATCCAGATCTCATATCATAGCCTCCTCTTACTCGGTATCTGAGCACTGCTGAGCCCATGTCACCTGTCAAAAAGAACAGCTAATAGATTAATAGATGTCATAGAAGATATTTTGGTTAGCTTATTCATGATGACGTTTTACACACGGCAGCCTCTGTGTTCATGTTTGTGTTCATATTTGAAATGTGTATGTTGTATCTACAGTCCTCTCTGACAAACATTTGAATAGGTACAATTAAATATTTGAATAGGTGTTTTTTCaaagctctcctcctctctacagaTGGCCCAACCAAACCAGTGCTTTCTATGGTGCGCACGGCCCAGGAGGGCCACCTGGTTAGTATCAACTGCACCGTGCAGAGTTTCCCAGACTCTCAGCTCACTCTGACATGGACTCCCCGTCCCTCTGTCTCACCAATGTCTAGCTCCCTTCTTCAAATGCAGCCTCAACCAGTTCTTGGGTTCCTCCAACATTCTACCAATGTTGTCCGGGGTTCTTTTAATGTTACATTCCTGCAAGGAGGGGTTTACACCTGTCGAGCCCAGAACTCTGAGGGGAAGAGCAGCACAGAGGAGGAGCTGGAGATTACATGTGAGTACAATGCATCATCGTCACCGTCGTCACCGTCATCACCGTCATCATccttctattattattattatgatgaaATAGTCAAACATGTTTGATTTACAAGATAAACATTTTCCATTATGCTTTCTCTGCTATGACACCTACAGACAGCCCCAAAAATGTGATGGCCTCTGCTCACCCTGACACGGTCCTGACTGAAAACAGCCAGCTGGTTCTTTCCTGCACGGCTCGTTCCAACCCCCATGTCACCAAATACACCTGGATCCAGATCAGCGCAGGAGAGACCAGGGTAGTGGGGCTGGTCCAGAAGTTGACGGTGATGTCCACAACCCCATCCCATAGTGGACTGTACAGGTGCACTGCCCAGAACTCCTTAGGAACTGGGGAATCGCAACAGGTTGAAGTTAAAGTCAAGTGTGAGTACATCTCTGTCGCCGCTTTATGACAACTACCCATAGGATATACACCCTATGTAGATCTGAGAGGAATTAATAGATATTAATAAGGTGATAATTCCACCTGGCCAATCAGAGGGCAAGATGGAGGGAGATGAACCATACTGCTTACtgcaatcctctcagatctacatTTGGGATCAGCGTCATCCTTTCAAATGGGTTCAGGTCCTCTATAACTTTCTGGAATAAAGACTTAAGTGGTCATTTGTGTAGAGCTTGAATTTATGTTCTTCTAATACTATAACTAAAGACAATTCAACACAAGGAAAATGCAAATGCATATTTCTATTCAAATGTACAAGAATCGTTTTCTTCCATTATCTTCCATCACAGATGCTCCAAAGCTCACAAAGGTCATTCACAACATGACCAATAGGTGGCAGAGTGATGGGGGGAGCCCTGTGGCACTGACCTGCCACAGTCACAGTTACCCCCCTGTCGACAGCTACAAGTGGTACAGGCTGGTCGAGGAAAGGGAGCATTTCATCATCAATCACCAGAACATCACTGTCCACCCGGACAAGCCCGGGACGTACTACTGTGTCGCCACCAATGACATGGGGGGGAAAGAATCTGGAAGAGTCGAGCTGTTTCTCAACCGTGAGTGCATAGTAACTGACAGCCACTTTGGAAAATCAATAGAGTACAGAAGTGTGACTTATTCTGACTAACATTTTTACCTCAGTATTTCTATCTCACTTTTGATATTCATCTGaggcctacactcttagaaaaaaagggttccaaaagaggTTTTCAGATATCCCCATAAGATAACCCTTTTTGGCTCCAgatagaaccctctgtagaaaaggtttctacctagaaccaaatagggttcttcaaagggttcccctatggggacagccgaagaaccctttaaggttgtAGATAGCACCCTTCTTTCTAAGAGTGTTGCATATTTCATTCTCCCCCTGATATGCTACCTAAATGTATGAATCAATGATGATACAGGCCTTAAAAACCATCCTTCAAGATGCAAAATGTATTGTCTGCATACAGTAAGACAGTATGTAACAACTCATAGGTGGCATTGGCATTTAAAGTCACAGTTCCACACAAAATGCCAAAGACTGTAGCCAGAGTCTGAATGGTCCAATATTGATCCATTTCTCTTTATCGttactcctccctctgttctctcatcGCAGGAAGTGTCTTCCatgtcctctctctggtccttCCTTTCTGCTGTGTTCCGCTTGTTCTTTTACTCATCTTTCTGGTCTACAGGTGAGTCCTCTGTCAACACTTACTCACTTCACTCCTCTTATTTATAAAACACATATATTTCTTAACCATACGTATTGACTACAGTTAGTAATGACGGGAAACTCACCACAACAACGTTTGTGTGAAATATCCACTTTTTGTTGTGCGTTTTTCAGACACAAGAGAATCAAATCGATCCATCAGGGGACATCACATAAACTGCCTTGTTGTGTTCACTTTGGTTTTCTGGTACTGTAACATTTCACAAATACTGCATTATTCTCCTCTATTTATTCTGTAGTTCATTTTGTGAAAATCCCCAGTTaattgtacatgtgtgtgtgtgtgtcaccgtcAGGGCTGGCGTAATGGCACAAGTGAGAACCTGGTGAGTGAAGGGGGTGCAGCAGCATCAGACCCCCCGGGGAGCAGCAGAGATCAGCTGTACCACCCAGAGCCCCTGCCCCAACCGCAGCATCCCCATCCCAGCAGGACGTCGGGTCCAGACAGCACGTAAGAGCATCAGACATGTTCTCACACAGACAAGATCAcactgtaaacaaacacacataagCACCCACGTTTGTATTCACAcgtgcacacagagacacacacgtcTGGATGGGCAGACATACGCAAGTCTCAATGAGACCATTTAGCAGGCCTCCCTCACATACAATGGGATTCCATTATACTAGTTACTGTGGATCACCACTACTTTCTGTCTCAGTTTGAACATCTAAAGGACGATATAGACCTGTGTCTACTTGTCAGTCTTGGCAGAGTGattcaattgttgttttttttcttctttaaagGTCCACCTCTGACATATACACTGCATACAGTGTTCTGAAGGTACCAGGTGGAAAGCAGGTGAGAGAAATCGAACAGTGTTGTTGAAGGGATGAAATATGGAGGAGAGAGGCCTTTATATGCTGTATACACTGTAACTCTACAGTTTACTCAATCAATGACTATTACAATCATTCAGTACGTCAAAAATGCCTGAGcgtagtggcaggtagcctagtggttagagcgttgggccagtagcgaaaggttgctagatcaaaaccccaagctgacaaggtaaaaatctttgAGCAAAGCaattaatccactgttcctaggctgtcattgtaaataagaatttgttcttaactaacttgcctagttaaatataaacaAATAAGTAGCATATACATTGTACAGTAATGAAGGGATGAACTAACTATTTcaattcttggcattctctttaATGCATTCCATCTCATTTATTCAGGGTCTTTCACCAAGCCATCCAATCAGAAACAAAGATGAACACACGCAGGAACCTGAAGTCAACTATGCGTCGCTGCAATTCAGGGGCCAGGAGATGTAAGATTGAACATTTTTCTGAGAATGTGGGGAAGGCCGATGAAACCAGGATAGGTTCAAATTAAAACCCATCACATTGGCCTCCTGAGTagggcagcggtctaaggcactgcatcgcagtgctagaggcgtcactatagacccgggttcgatcccgggctgtgtggCAGCAGGCTGTGACTGtgagacggcgcacaattggcccagcattgtctgggttagggcagggtttggccggccaggatgttcttgtcccatcgtgctctagcgactccttgtaacttccgggttaagcgagcagtgtgtcaagaagcagtgcggcttggaggatgcatggctctcaatCTTCACCTCTCCAGAGTCCGTATGGTAGTTGCAGCAATTGGACAAGACTATAACTATCAATTTGATATCaattataataatacattttaaaaaatcacatTTGCAGTGCGGTGTCCATTTTAGGGGACCCCCAGGCTCAAGCCTAACCCTTTGAGGCTGATGCTGTCCTAAAATCAACACcgtactacagtacagtagagagcaTTCTTCAGTCATTCCAAAAGGTGAATGCATATGATGTGGGAAAGCATACAAATGACCTCAAATACATCATAAATTGATATTACCCTACCATAATGTAGTAATGTATTGAAACCACTCATGTGAAAATGACTGTAGTAGTCGACCAAAACGTACGTAGGGAAATAACCTGATGAGACAACCGATATGAGTCAAACGCTTACAATGACACAACTTGTCTTCCAGGGGTAGCTTGGGTCCTAGAGACCAAGCGAGAGAGGATGACGTCTATGCTAAGGTTGGCAAGCCAAAGCTGAAGGAAAAGGTCAGTCAACCGTGATAACAAATGTGTAAACAAAAACAATGGGCAACATCACACATGGGCCCTTATGCCATGAAGTTACACTGTAACGTCATTGATCACCCGAATGTCATTATTCAGCTTTACACTGTAACTGCAGCTAAGATAGGCCTGCATATAATAATGAGTGAATTTAAAGGAAGCTAGTCAAATTCTGCTTCAATTGAATTATTTGTATAGTTACTCTGTAACCACATGAACTCAATATAAAGTTAAACTAAACATTGCGAATGGAAACTTTCAAGTTACAAAACTCCACTGTTACTGAAACAGGATATTGAGGTAAGAGTACACAGAGATCCTGTAAATGACGTAAGATGCACCACAAATAGAATTACGTCATAGAAAATGTGTAGTAGGAGAAATACTGATGTAAAAAAAGCAAGAGGACATTTTAGAAGGATGTTTGTACAGACAGTCCAGCAGTAGCAGAAGGGGGTATCACAGCCGTAAAGAAAATGGGAAAATGACTTAAtgttgtaagggttttcctgtggtgaaggagaggcggaccaaaatgcagcgtggtggttattcacgttctttaataaaggaactagacatggaataactaacaaaacaataaatgtgcgaaaacctaaacagtcctatctggtgcaaacacagagacaggaacaatcacccaccaaaacacagtgaaacccaggctacctaagtatgattctcaatcagagacaactaatgacacctgcctctgattgagaaccatactaggccgaaacatcgaaatacccaaaacatagaaaaacaaacagactgcccaccccaactcacgccctgaccatactaaataatgacaaaacaaaggaaataaaggtcagaacgtgacaaatgtGTTTTACTGGACCTTGATGTTAGCACTTGATAGTTTGGAAAAGGCAAATGAACTCGTACAGCGT of the Oncorhynchus clarkii lewisi isolate Uvic-CL-2024 chromosome 3, UVic_Ocla_1.0, whole genome shotgun sequence genome contains:
- the LOC139393246 gene encoding B-cell receptor CD22 produces the protein MQQVLCIHKCISYSPFWYTQRYPVIVMILKRTVAMFHFLTVLLMLINVPVCNLETPIKITGEHLAAKEGSCITIKCTVTSLMKHEQDQWFWMKNARWNDNMKDFTGTIVISNTKAQTPAPEFADRVKYIGSVNFGKVTQSDCSLLINNLEKTDSGIYTFRYIGKNDKWMTEAGLNLTVEDDPCQVRVQKLNHSTVIESAPVTFRCFTSAACGSHPEFTGLGQTVMPVHTYEGNRVSSAVSFNASWQDDGRVLSCQPQGTKDQCVSKSIKLTVEYAPKETTAVVDLSTVKKGQPVTLTCSSRGHPNATYSWFKDSQKTQFSGTELLIRSTTSTHSGNYYCEAVNQHGSHNSNVVTINVKYAPVGVHIETNKDRSTIKEGDQIKLTCVVQKSNPEAHSWSWFKDNNKITNALKEYTISSVQLDDGGRYSCEARNDVGGGRSYSGYQITVSYVPRNTHITQSGGSHDNQVKAGSQLCLTCAAEAHPAPSVYTWYHHSGVLPHRLSSITGPKQTLLLVRVGVTDEGCYICRATNDIGTGQNSSMSCFRVLYGPTKPVLSMVRTAQEGHLVSINCTVQSFPDSQLTLTWTPRPSVSPMSSSLLQMQPQPVLGFLQHSTNVVRGSFNVTFLQGGVYTCRAQNSEGKSSTEEELEITYSPKNVMASAHPDTVLTENSQLVLSCTARSNPHVTKYTWIQISAGETRVVGLVQKLTVMSTTPSHSGLYRCTAQNSLGTGESQQVEVKVKYAPKLTKVIHNMTNRWQSDGGSPVALTCHSHSYPPVDSYKWYRLVEEREHFIINHQNITVHPDKPGTYYCVATNDMGGKESGRVELFLNRSVFHVLSLVLPFCCVPLVLLLIFLVYRHKRIKSIHQGTSHKLPCCVHFGFLGWRNGTSENLVSEGGAAASDPPGSSRDQLYHPEPLPQPQHPHPSRTSGPDSTSTSDIYTAYSVLKVPGGKQGLSPSHPIRNKDEHTQEPEVNYASLQFRGQEMGSLGPRDQAREDDVYAKVGKPKLKEKTNKCNDYENIKEVCASKPTIEPNMDTETGSSEDDVEISYSEVMFRAKPGHQTVCSSDPRHHRAGHSSSSDEEDYITQYSDVKI